The proteins below come from a single candidate division WOR-3 bacterium genomic window:
- the argF gene encoding ornithine carbamoyltransferase — translation MKKDLTSIADLNKQEILDLLKEAGELKERVKKEGVLNIARGKMGVLIFEKPSLRTRVTFERALQQLGASSTYLSPQDIGLGRRESVPDVARNLSRWIDLIIARVFEHEKITQLAEYASVPVINALSDLEHPCQILADLLTILDHHHSLVGVTVAWSGDGNNVCHSLLLASGIVGFNLNVATPKGFEPSKEIIEKSQEFAKKSGARIKLTYDPCEAVKDADFIYTDVWASMGQENEAEQRREIFRPYQVNMALLAKAKASVKVLHCLPAHRGEEITDDVLDGPQSIVLDQAENRLHIQRAILARLLSNV, via the coding sequence ATGAAAAAGGACCTGACATCAATTGCCGACCTTAATAAACAGGAAATCCTTGACCTCTTGAAAGAGGCGGGTGAACTCAAAGAACGGGTGAAGAAAGAAGGGGTTTTAAACATTGCCCGGGGCAAGATGGGCGTGCTGATCTTTGAAAAGCCCAGCCTGCGCACACGGGTGACATTTGAGCGGGCTTTGCAACAGTTGGGTGCGAGCAGCACCTATTTAAGCCCGCAGGACATCGGACTGGGAAGACGGGAAAGCGTACCTGATGTTGCCCGCAACCTTTCCCGCTGGATTGACCTAATCATCGCCCGGGTGTTCGAGCACGAAAAGATAACCCAGCTGGCGGAGTATGCCAGTGTCCCGGTTATCAACGCCTTATCCGACCTTGAGCACCCCTGCCAGATACTTGCCGACCTTCTGACAATTCTTGACCATCATCACTCACTTGTTGGTGTGACCGTCGCTTGGAGCGGTGACGGTAATAATGTCTGCCACTCACTCTTGCTTGCGAGTGGAATTGTCGGCTTCAATCTCAATGTTGCCACCCCCAAGGGTTTTGAACCATCAAAGGAGATAATCGAAAAAAGCCAAGAGTTTGCTAAAAAGAGCGGCGCCCGAATAAAACTGACCTACGACCCTTGCGAGGCGGTAAAGGATGCCGATTTTATTTACACCGATGTTTGGGCATCTATGGGGCAGGAGAATGAGGCGGAACAGCGAAGGGAGATTTTCCGACCTTATCAGGTCAATATGGCTCTTCTGGCTAAGGCAAAAGCCAGTGTCAAGGTCCTTCACTGTTTGCCCGCACATCGGGGTGAGGAAATCACCGATGATGTCCTTGATGGTCCCCAATCAATTGTCCTTGACCAAGCAGAAAACCGGCTCCATATCCAGCGTGCCATTCTTGCCCGGCTGTTAAGTAATGTTTGA